A genome region from Cyprinus carpio isolate SPL01 chromosome B23, ASM1834038v1, whole genome shotgun sequence includes the following:
- the LOC109083438 gene encoding lethal(3)malignant brain tumor-like protein 1 isoform X1, with amino-acid sequence MQHFQTSKDCALRMRACADHTPPEQDQHCGIEQSLAMSAKADLGVLPHDADVPSESSVSHAPSDGSAQRLKPQETTTIIFPASAHPLPKVELPPNAIKAIKGSELEAASLPAQVGGTIVHVLGWKEGMAILPGSNLKLCVSDTGSLEVISEGKIGSANLTTEGAQTKSADMELKQAEKPDVSAGGNVRSAAFVEAGRLQRARMEPQDSPAHSKCTETSARQTYLTELHGEMMSENAAGIAEAQVIYHEHEMLKPMKKRKRREYNSPSEEESDAEPMEEKVEALKMDGRQNKAAECKLETWSWPQYLEQQKAVAAPDRLFQETQRVPTIKNSFRQGMKLEGIDPQHPSMYFVLTVAEVCGFRLRLHFDGYSDCHDFWVNASCPDIHPAGWCESTGHKLYTPKAVQLSTLAGCKEEEFSWSNYLKITRSPAAPKELFSRSVKPETDCGFEVGMKLEAVDRMNPSLICVATVTDKVGNRFLVHFDNWDDTYDYWCDAHSPYIHPIGWCQERGLPLTPPQDYPDPDRFSWERYLEETGSTAVAPEAFTVRPSHSFQVQMKLEAVDKRCPGLIRVATVQEIDTYRIKIHFDGWSHLYDEWMDSDHPDIHPAGWCESTGHPLKPPPCQPTAQKPGPRESLTARQPSFSSVPQPRSTSKYSFHHRKCPTPGCDGSGHVTGRFTAHHCLSGCPLAERNQGRLKADLSDTEGSRRNLLVFGQRAKKSRYHGRIGRPPKYRKSQQRNCQNMASEGMYSSLFMTAFTASSDRTLSLCWEQHCKLLPGVAGLHAGQVSTWTIEEVFGFVNNLIGCEEQARIFKDEMIDGEAFLLLTQNDIVKIMNIKLGPALKIHNAILMFKSTDEGLK; translated from the exons ATGCAACACTTTCAAACATCAAAGGATTGTGCACTCCGGATGCGCGCATGCGCAGATCACACTCCTCCCGAGCAAGACCAGCACTG TGGTATTGAGCAGAGTCTTGCTATGAGTGCCAAAGCAGACCTGGGTGTCCTGCCACATGATGCAGACGTCCCGTCCGAAAGCAGCGTCTCTCACGCTCCCAGTGACGGTTCTGCACAGCGGCTCAAACCCCAGGAAACCACCACCATCATCTTTCCAG ctTCTGCTCATCCATTGCCAAAAGTGGAGCTGCCTCCAAATGCAATCAAGGCGATTAAAGGCAGTGAACTGGAGGCCGCATCACTTCCTGCTCAGGTTGGAGGGACGATTGTGCATGTTCTGGGCTGGAAGGAGGGAATGGCCATCCTCCCTGGAAGCAATCTGAAG TTATGTGTTAGTGATACTGGTTCACTGGAAGTGATCAGTGAAGGGAAAATAGGCTCTGCTAACCTGACCACTGAAGGAGCGCAGACAAAATCAGCTGATATGGAGCTCAAACAAGCTGAAAAACCAG ACGTCTCAGCGGGTGGGAATGTCCGGTCTGCTGCCTTCGTGGAGGCCGGCAGACTTCAGAGAGCACGTATGGAGCCTCAGGACAGTCCAGCTCATAGCAAGTGCACTGAGACATCGGCCAGACAGACTTACCTGACGGAGCTACACGGAGAGATGATGTCTGAAAA TGCTGCAGGGATTGCTGAAGCACAGGTGATCTATCATGAGCATGAAATGCTGAAGCccatgaagaagaggaagaggagggaatACAACAGCCCATCAGAGGAAGAGTCTGATGCTGAGCCAATG GAGGAGAAAGTGGAGGCTTTAAAAATGGATGGCAGACAGAACAAAGCAG CAGAGTGTAAGCTGGAGACGTGGTCCTGGCCGCAGTATCTAGAGCAGCAGAAAGCTGTGGCCGCTCCAGACAGACTCTTTCAGGAG ACCCAGAGGGTTCCCACGATTAAGAACAGCTTCAGACAGGGGATGAAGTTAGAAGGCATCGACCCCCAGCACCCCTCCATGTATTTCGTCCTGACCGTGGCTGAG GTCTGCGGCTTCAGATTGCGTCTTCATTTTGATGGCTATTCTGACTGCCATGACTTCTGGGTCAACGCCAGCTGCCCTGATATTCACCCCGCTGGATGGTGTGAGAGCACAGGACACAAGCTGTACACCCCAAAAG cAGTTCAACTCTCTACCCTTGCAGGATGTAAAGAAGAAGAGTTTTCTTGGTCCAACTACCTAAAAATCACGCGATCACCAGCGGCCCCGAAGGAGCTGTTCTCTCGCTCCGTCAAA CCCGAGACAGACTGTGGGTTTGAGGTGGGGATGAAGCTGGAGGCTGTGGACCGCATGAACCCGTCTCTCATCTGTGTTGCCACGGTAACGGACAAAGTGGGCAACCGCTTCCTGGTTCACTTTGATAACTGGGACGACACGTATGACTACTG GTGTGATGCTCACAGCCCGTACATTCATCCCATCGGCTGGTGTCAGGAGAGAGGCCTCCCGCTGACGCCCCCTCAGG ACTATCCGGACCCTGACAGGTTCTCGTGGGAGAGGTATCTGGAGGAGACGGGCTCGACGGCGGTCGCTCCTGAAGCCTTCACAGTG CGCCCCTCCCACAGCTTCCAGGTGCAGATGAAGCTGGAGGCGGTGGATAAGAGGTGTCCGGGGCTGATCCGCGTGGCTACGGTGCAGGAGATCGACACCTACAGAATCAAG ATTCATTTTGATGGCTGGAGTCACTTGTATGATGAGTGGATGGATTCAGATCATCCGGACATCCACCCTGCGGGCTGGTGTGAGAGCACAGGACACCCCCTCAAACCTCCACCCTGCCAGCCCACCGCCCAGAAACCCG GTCCCCGGGAGAGCCTGACGGCCCGGCAGCCCAgcttctcctccgtgcctcagccaCGCAGCACCTCCAAATACAGCTTCCACCACAG AAAGTGTCCTACTCCGGGATGTGACGGGTCAGGTCATGTGACCGGCCGCTTCACAGCGCATCACTGTTTGTCTGGCTGCCCATTGGCTGAGAGGAACCAGGGCCGGCTTAAAGCGGATCTCTCTGATACAGAAGGATCCAGACGTAACCTGCTGGTCTTCGGCCAGAGAGCAAAGAAATCTCGCTACCATGGCAG GATTGGTCGCCCCCCTAAATATCGCAAAAGTCAGCAAAGAAATTGTCAGA acatGGCGTCGGAGGGAATGTACTCGTCTCTGTTCATGACAGCGTTTACAGCGAGCTCGGACCGGACTCTGTCTCTCTGCTGGGAGCAGCACTGTAAGTTACTGCCCGGCGTCGCAGGACTTCATGCAGGTCAAGTGTCCACATGGACTATAGAGGAG GTCTTTGGATTTGTCAATAATCTTATTGGTTGTGAGGAGCAGGCCCGGATTTTCAAAGATGAA ATGATTGATGGAGAGGCTTTCCTCCTTCTGACTCAAAATGATATTGTGAAGATCATGAATATCAAGCTAGGACCAGCGCTGAAGATTCACAACGCCATTTTAATGTTCAAGAGCACAGATGAAGGCCTGAAGTGA
- the LOC109083438 gene encoding lethal(3)malignant brain tumor-like protein 1 isoform X3, with protein sequence MQHFQTSKDCALRMRACADHTPPEQDQHCGIEQSLAMSAKADLGVLPHDADVPSESSVSHAPSDGSAQRLKPQETTTIIFPASAHPLPKVELPPNAIKAIKGSELEAASLPAQVGGTIVHVLGWKEGMAILPGSNLKLCVSDTGSLEVISEGKIGSANLTTEGAQTKSADMELKQAEKPDVSAGGNVRSAAFVEAGRLQRARMEPQDSPAHSKCTETSARQTYLTELHGEMMSENAAGIAEAQVIYHEHEMLKPMKKRKRREYNSPSEEESDAEPMEEKVEALKMDGRQNKAAECKLETWSWPQYLEQQKAVAAPDRLFQETQRVPTIKNSFRQGMKLEGIDPQHPSMYFVLTVAEVCGFRLRLHFDGYSDCHDFWVNASCPDIHPAGWCESTGHKLYTPKAVQLSTLAGCKEEEFSWSNYLKITRSPAAPKELFSRSVKPETDCGFEVGMKLEAVDRMNPSLICVATVTDKVGNRFLVHFDNWDDTYDYWCDAHSPYIHPIGWCQERGLPLTPPQDYPDPDRFSWERYLEETGSTAVAPEAFTRPSHSFQVQMKLEAVDKRCPGLIRVATVQEIDTYRIKIHFDGWSHLYDEWMDSDHPDIHPAGWCESTGHPLKPPPCQPTAQKPGPRESLTARQPSFSSVPQPRSTSKYSFHHRKCPTPGCDGSGHVTGRFTAHHCLSGCPLAERNQGRLKADLSDTEGSRRNLLVFGQRAKKSRYHGRIGRPPKYRKSQQRNCQNMASEGMYSSLFMTAFTASSDRTLSLCWEQHCKLLPGVAGLHAGQVSTWTIEEVFGFVNNLIGCEEQARIFKDEMIDGEAFLLLTQNDIVKIMNIKLGPALKIHNAILMFKSTDEGLK encoded by the exons ATGCAACACTTTCAAACATCAAAGGATTGTGCACTCCGGATGCGCGCATGCGCAGATCACACTCCTCCCGAGCAAGACCAGCACTG TGGTATTGAGCAGAGTCTTGCTATGAGTGCCAAAGCAGACCTGGGTGTCCTGCCACATGATGCAGACGTCCCGTCCGAAAGCAGCGTCTCTCACGCTCCCAGTGACGGTTCTGCACAGCGGCTCAAACCCCAGGAAACCACCACCATCATCTTTCCAG ctTCTGCTCATCCATTGCCAAAAGTGGAGCTGCCTCCAAATGCAATCAAGGCGATTAAAGGCAGTGAACTGGAGGCCGCATCACTTCCTGCTCAGGTTGGAGGGACGATTGTGCATGTTCTGGGCTGGAAGGAGGGAATGGCCATCCTCCCTGGAAGCAATCTGAAG TTATGTGTTAGTGATACTGGTTCACTGGAAGTGATCAGTGAAGGGAAAATAGGCTCTGCTAACCTGACCACTGAAGGAGCGCAGACAAAATCAGCTGATATGGAGCTCAAACAAGCTGAAAAACCAG ACGTCTCAGCGGGTGGGAATGTCCGGTCTGCTGCCTTCGTGGAGGCCGGCAGACTTCAGAGAGCACGTATGGAGCCTCAGGACAGTCCAGCTCATAGCAAGTGCACTGAGACATCGGCCAGACAGACTTACCTGACGGAGCTACACGGAGAGATGATGTCTGAAAA TGCTGCAGGGATTGCTGAAGCACAGGTGATCTATCATGAGCATGAAATGCTGAAGCccatgaagaagaggaagaggagggaatACAACAGCCCATCAGAGGAAGAGTCTGATGCTGAGCCAATG GAGGAGAAAGTGGAGGCTTTAAAAATGGATGGCAGACAGAACAAAGCAG CAGAGTGTAAGCTGGAGACGTGGTCCTGGCCGCAGTATCTAGAGCAGCAGAAAGCTGTGGCCGCTCCAGACAGACTCTTTCAGGAG ACCCAGAGGGTTCCCACGATTAAGAACAGCTTCAGACAGGGGATGAAGTTAGAAGGCATCGACCCCCAGCACCCCTCCATGTATTTCGTCCTGACCGTGGCTGAG GTCTGCGGCTTCAGATTGCGTCTTCATTTTGATGGCTATTCTGACTGCCATGACTTCTGGGTCAACGCCAGCTGCCCTGATATTCACCCCGCTGGATGGTGTGAGAGCACAGGACACAAGCTGTACACCCCAAAAG cAGTTCAACTCTCTACCCTTGCAGGATGTAAAGAAGAAGAGTTTTCTTGGTCCAACTACCTAAAAATCACGCGATCACCAGCGGCCCCGAAGGAGCTGTTCTCTCGCTCCGTCAAA CCCGAGACAGACTGTGGGTTTGAGGTGGGGATGAAGCTGGAGGCTGTGGACCGCATGAACCCGTCTCTCATCTGTGTTGCCACGGTAACGGACAAAGTGGGCAACCGCTTCCTGGTTCACTTTGATAACTGGGACGACACGTATGACTACTG GTGTGATGCTCACAGCCCGTACATTCATCCCATCGGCTGGTGTCAGGAGAGAGGCCTCCCGCTGACGCCCCCTCAGG ACTATCCGGACCCTGACAGGTTCTCGTGGGAGAGGTATCTGGAGGAGACGGGCTCGACGGCGGTCGCTCCTGAAGCCTTCACA CGCCCCTCCCACAGCTTCCAGGTGCAGATGAAGCTGGAGGCGGTGGATAAGAGGTGTCCGGGGCTGATCCGCGTGGCTACGGTGCAGGAGATCGACACCTACAGAATCAAG ATTCATTTTGATGGCTGGAGTCACTTGTATGATGAGTGGATGGATTCAGATCATCCGGACATCCACCCTGCGGGCTGGTGTGAGAGCACAGGACACCCCCTCAAACCTCCACCCTGCCAGCCCACCGCCCAGAAACCCG GTCCCCGGGAGAGCCTGACGGCCCGGCAGCCCAgcttctcctccgtgcctcagccaCGCAGCACCTCCAAATACAGCTTCCACCACAG AAAGTGTCCTACTCCGGGATGTGACGGGTCAGGTCATGTGACCGGCCGCTTCACAGCGCATCACTGTTTGTCTGGCTGCCCATTGGCTGAGAGGAACCAGGGCCGGCTTAAAGCGGATCTCTCTGATACAGAAGGATCCAGACGTAACCTGCTGGTCTTCGGCCAGAGAGCAAAGAAATCTCGCTACCATGGCAG GATTGGTCGCCCCCCTAAATATCGCAAAAGTCAGCAAAGAAATTGTCAGA acatGGCGTCGGAGGGAATGTACTCGTCTCTGTTCATGACAGCGTTTACAGCGAGCTCGGACCGGACTCTGTCTCTCTGCTGGGAGCAGCACTGTAAGTTACTGCCCGGCGTCGCAGGACTTCATGCAGGTCAAGTGTCCACATGGACTATAGAGGAG GTCTTTGGATTTGTCAATAATCTTATTGGTTGTGAGGAGCAGGCCCGGATTTTCAAAGATGAA ATGATTGATGGAGAGGCTTTCCTCCTTCTGACTCAAAATGATATTGTGAAGATCATGAATATCAAGCTAGGACCAGCGCTGAAGATTCACAACGCCATTTTAATGTTCAAGAGCACAGATGAAGGCCTGAAGTGA
- the LOC109083438 gene encoding lethal(3)malignant brain tumor-like protein 1 isoform X5: MSAKADLGVLPHDADVPSESSVSHAPSDGSAQRLKPQETTTIIFPASAHPLPKVELPPNAIKAIKGSELEAASLPAQVGGTIVHVLGWKEGMAILPGSNLKLCVSDTGSLEVISEGKIGSANLTTEGAQTKSADMELKQAEKPDVSAGGNVRSAAFVEAGRLQRARMEPQDSPAHSKCTETSARQTYLTELHGEMMSENAAGIAEAQVIYHEHEMLKPMKKRKRREYNSPSEEESDAEPMEEKVEALKMDGRQNKAAECKLETWSWPQYLEQQKAVAAPDRLFQETQRVPTIKNSFRQGMKLEGIDPQHPSMYFVLTVAEVCGFRLRLHFDGYSDCHDFWVNASCPDIHPAGWCESTGHKLYTPKAVQLSTLAGCKEEEFSWSNYLKITRSPAAPKELFSRSVKPETDCGFEVGMKLEAVDRMNPSLICVATVTDKVGNRFLVHFDNWDDTYDYWCDAHSPYIHPIGWCQERGLPLTPPQDYPDPDRFSWERYLEETGSTAVAPEAFTVRPSHSFQVQMKLEAVDKRCPGLIRVATVQEIDTYRIKIHFDGWSHLYDEWMDSDHPDIHPAGWCESTGHPLKPPPCQPTAQKPGPRESLTARQPSFSSVPQPRSTSKYSFHHRKCPTPGCDGSGHVTGRFTAHHCLSGCPLAERNQGRLKADLSDTEGSRRNLLVFGQRAKKSRYHGRIGRPPKYRKSQQRNCQNMASEGMYSSLFMTAFTASSDRTLSLCWEQHCKLLPGVAGLHAGQVSTWTIEEVFGFVNNLIGCEEQARIFKDEMIDGEAFLLLTQNDIVKIMNIKLGPALKIHNAILMFKSTDEGLK, encoded by the exons ATGAGTGCCAAAGCAGACCTGGGTGTCCTGCCACATGATGCAGACGTCCCGTCCGAAAGCAGCGTCTCTCACGCTCCCAGTGACGGTTCTGCACAGCGGCTCAAACCCCAGGAAACCACCACCATCATCTTTCCAG ctTCTGCTCATCCATTGCCAAAAGTGGAGCTGCCTCCAAATGCAATCAAGGCGATTAAAGGCAGTGAACTGGAGGCCGCATCACTTCCTGCTCAGGTTGGAGGGACGATTGTGCATGTTCTGGGCTGGAAGGAGGGAATGGCCATCCTCCCTGGAAGCAATCTGAAG TTATGTGTTAGTGATACTGGTTCACTGGAAGTGATCAGTGAAGGGAAAATAGGCTCTGCTAACCTGACCACTGAAGGAGCGCAGACAAAATCAGCTGATATGGAGCTCAAACAAGCTGAAAAACCAG ACGTCTCAGCGGGTGGGAATGTCCGGTCTGCTGCCTTCGTGGAGGCCGGCAGACTTCAGAGAGCACGTATGGAGCCTCAGGACAGTCCAGCTCATAGCAAGTGCACTGAGACATCGGCCAGACAGACTTACCTGACGGAGCTACACGGAGAGATGATGTCTGAAAA TGCTGCAGGGATTGCTGAAGCACAGGTGATCTATCATGAGCATGAAATGCTGAAGCccatgaagaagaggaagaggagggaatACAACAGCCCATCAGAGGAAGAGTCTGATGCTGAGCCAATG GAGGAGAAAGTGGAGGCTTTAAAAATGGATGGCAGACAGAACAAAGCAG CAGAGTGTAAGCTGGAGACGTGGTCCTGGCCGCAGTATCTAGAGCAGCAGAAAGCTGTGGCCGCTCCAGACAGACTCTTTCAGGAG ACCCAGAGGGTTCCCACGATTAAGAACAGCTTCAGACAGGGGATGAAGTTAGAAGGCATCGACCCCCAGCACCCCTCCATGTATTTCGTCCTGACCGTGGCTGAG GTCTGCGGCTTCAGATTGCGTCTTCATTTTGATGGCTATTCTGACTGCCATGACTTCTGGGTCAACGCCAGCTGCCCTGATATTCACCCCGCTGGATGGTGTGAGAGCACAGGACACAAGCTGTACACCCCAAAAG cAGTTCAACTCTCTACCCTTGCAGGATGTAAAGAAGAAGAGTTTTCTTGGTCCAACTACCTAAAAATCACGCGATCACCAGCGGCCCCGAAGGAGCTGTTCTCTCGCTCCGTCAAA CCCGAGACAGACTGTGGGTTTGAGGTGGGGATGAAGCTGGAGGCTGTGGACCGCATGAACCCGTCTCTCATCTGTGTTGCCACGGTAACGGACAAAGTGGGCAACCGCTTCCTGGTTCACTTTGATAACTGGGACGACACGTATGACTACTG GTGTGATGCTCACAGCCCGTACATTCATCCCATCGGCTGGTGTCAGGAGAGAGGCCTCCCGCTGACGCCCCCTCAGG ACTATCCGGACCCTGACAGGTTCTCGTGGGAGAGGTATCTGGAGGAGACGGGCTCGACGGCGGTCGCTCCTGAAGCCTTCACAGTG CGCCCCTCCCACAGCTTCCAGGTGCAGATGAAGCTGGAGGCGGTGGATAAGAGGTGTCCGGGGCTGATCCGCGTGGCTACGGTGCAGGAGATCGACACCTACAGAATCAAG ATTCATTTTGATGGCTGGAGTCACTTGTATGATGAGTGGATGGATTCAGATCATCCGGACATCCACCCTGCGGGCTGGTGTGAGAGCACAGGACACCCCCTCAAACCTCCACCCTGCCAGCCCACCGCCCAGAAACCCG GTCCCCGGGAGAGCCTGACGGCCCGGCAGCCCAgcttctcctccgtgcctcagccaCGCAGCACCTCCAAATACAGCTTCCACCACAG AAAGTGTCCTACTCCGGGATGTGACGGGTCAGGTCATGTGACCGGCCGCTTCACAGCGCATCACTGTTTGTCTGGCTGCCCATTGGCTGAGAGGAACCAGGGCCGGCTTAAAGCGGATCTCTCTGATACAGAAGGATCCAGACGTAACCTGCTGGTCTTCGGCCAGAGAGCAAAGAAATCTCGCTACCATGGCAG GATTGGTCGCCCCCCTAAATATCGCAAAAGTCAGCAAAGAAATTGTCAGA acatGGCGTCGGAGGGAATGTACTCGTCTCTGTTCATGACAGCGTTTACAGCGAGCTCGGACCGGACTCTGTCTCTCTGCTGGGAGCAGCACTGTAAGTTACTGCCCGGCGTCGCAGGACTTCATGCAGGTCAAGTGTCCACATGGACTATAGAGGAG GTCTTTGGATTTGTCAATAATCTTATTGGTTGTGAGGAGCAGGCCCGGATTTTCAAAGATGAA ATGATTGATGGAGAGGCTTTCCTCCTTCTGACTCAAAATGATATTGTGAAGATCATGAATATCAAGCTAGGACCAGCGCTGAAGATTCACAACGCCATTTTAATGTTCAAGAGCACAGATGAAGGCCTGAAGTGA
- the LOC109083438 gene encoding lethal(3)malignant brain tumor-like protein 1 isoform X2 has product MQHFQTSKDCALRMRACADHTPPEQDQHCGIEQSLAMSAKADLGVLPHDADVPSESSVSHAPSDGSAQRLKPQETTTIIFPASAHPLPKVELPPNAIKAIKGSELEAASLPAQVGGTIVHVLGWKEGMAILPGSNLKLCVSDTGSLEVISEGKIGSANLTTEGAQTKSADMELKQAEKPDVSAGGNVRSAAFVEAGRLQRARMEPQDSPAHSKCTETSARQTYLTELHGEMMSENAAGIAEAQVIYHEHEMLKPMKKRKRREYNSPSEEESDAEPMEEKVEALKMDGRQNKAECKLETWSWPQYLEQQKAVAAPDRLFQETQRVPTIKNSFRQGMKLEGIDPQHPSMYFVLTVAEVCGFRLRLHFDGYSDCHDFWVNASCPDIHPAGWCESTGHKLYTPKAVQLSTLAGCKEEEFSWSNYLKITRSPAAPKELFSRSVKPETDCGFEVGMKLEAVDRMNPSLICVATVTDKVGNRFLVHFDNWDDTYDYWCDAHSPYIHPIGWCQERGLPLTPPQDYPDPDRFSWERYLEETGSTAVAPEAFTVRPSHSFQVQMKLEAVDKRCPGLIRVATVQEIDTYRIKIHFDGWSHLYDEWMDSDHPDIHPAGWCESTGHPLKPPPCQPTAQKPGPRESLTARQPSFSSVPQPRSTSKYSFHHRKCPTPGCDGSGHVTGRFTAHHCLSGCPLAERNQGRLKADLSDTEGSRRNLLVFGQRAKKSRYHGRIGRPPKYRKSQQRNCQNMASEGMYSSLFMTAFTASSDRTLSLCWEQHCKLLPGVAGLHAGQVSTWTIEEVFGFVNNLIGCEEQARIFKDEMIDGEAFLLLTQNDIVKIMNIKLGPALKIHNAILMFKSTDEGLK; this is encoded by the exons ATGCAACACTTTCAAACATCAAAGGATTGTGCACTCCGGATGCGCGCATGCGCAGATCACACTCCTCCCGAGCAAGACCAGCACTG TGGTATTGAGCAGAGTCTTGCTATGAGTGCCAAAGCAGACCTGGGTGTCCTGCCACATGATGCAGACGTCCCGTCCGAAAGCAGCGTCTCTCACGCTCCCAGTGACGGTTCTGCACAGCGGCTCAAACCCCAGGAAACCACCACCATCATCTTTCCAG ctTCTGCTCATCCATTGCCAAAAGTGGAGCTGCCTCCAAATGCAATCAAGGCGATTAAAGGCAGTGAACTGGAGGCCGCATCACTTCCTGCTCAGGTTGGAGGGACGATTGTGCATGTTCTGGGCTGGAAGGAGGGAATGGCCATCCTCCCTGGAAGCAATCTGAAG TTATGTGTTAGTGATACTGGTTCACTGGAAGTGATCAGTGAAGGGAAAATAGGCTCTGCTAACCTGACCACTGAAGGAGCGCAGACAAAATCAGCTGATATGGAGCTCAAACAAGCTGAAAAACCAG ACGTCTCAGCGGGTGGGAATGTCCGGTCTGCTGCCTTCGTGGAGGCCGGCAGACTTCAGAGAGCACGTATGGAGCCTCAGGACAGTCCAGCTCATAGCAAGTGCACTGAGACATCGGCCAGACAGACTTACCTGACGGAGCTACACGGAGAGATGATGTCTGAAAA TGCTGCAGGGATTGCTGAAGCACAGGTGATCTATCATGAGCATGAAATGCTGAAGCccatgaagaagaggaagaggagggaatACAACAGCCCATCAGAGGAAGAGTCTGATGCTGAGCCAATG GAGGAGAAAGTGGAGGCTTTAAAAATGGATGGCAGACAGAACAAAGCAG AGTGTAAGCTGGAGACGTGGTCCTGGCCGCAGTATCTAGAGCAGCAGAAAGCTGTGGCCGCTCCAGACAGACTCTTTCAGGAG ACCCAGAGGGTTCCCACGATTAAGAACAGCTTCAGACAGGGGATGAAGTTAGAAGGCATCGACCCCCAGCACCCCTCCATGTATTTCGTCCTGACCGTGGCTGAG GTCTGCGGCTTCAGATTGCGTCTTCATTTTGATGGCTATTCTGACTGCCATGACTTCTGGGTCAACGCCAGCTGCCCTGATATTCACCCCGCTGGATGGTGTGAGAGCACAGGACACAAGCTGTACACCCCAAAAG cAGTTCAACTCTCTACCCTTGCAGGATGTAAAGAAGAAGAGTTTTCTTGGTCCAACTACCTAAAAATCACGCGATCACCAGCGGCCCCGAAGGAGCTGTTCTCTCGCTCCGTCAAA CCCGAGACAGACTGTGGGTTTGAGGTGGGGATGAAGCTGGAGGCTGTGGACCGCATGAACCCGTCTCTCATCTGTGTTGCCACGGTAACGGACAAAGTGGGCAACCGCTTCCTGGTTCACTTTGATAACTGGGACGACACGTATGACTACTG GTGTGATGCTCACAGCCCGTACATTCATCCCATCGGCTGGTGTCAGGAGAGAGGCCTCCCGCTGACGCCCCCTCAGG ACTATCCGGACCCTGACAGGTTCTCGTGGGAGAGGTATCTGGAGGAGACGGGCTCGACGGCGGTCGCTCCTGAAGCCTTCACAGTG CGCCCCTCCCACAGCTTCCAGGTGCAGATGAAGCTGGAGGCGGTGGATAAGAGGTGTCCGGGGCTGATCCGCGTGGCTACGGTGCAGGAGATCGACACCTACAGAATCAAG ATTCATTTTGATGGCTGGAGTCACTTGTATGATGAGTGGATGGATTCAGATCATCCGGACATCCACCCTGCGGGCTGGTGTGAGAGCACAGGACACCCCCTCAAACCTCCACCCTGCCAGCCCACCGCCCAGAAACCCG GTCCCCGGGAGAGCCTGACGGCCCGGCAGCCCAgcttctcctccgtgcctcagccaCGCAGCACCTCCAAATACAGCTTCCACCACAG AAAGTGTCCTACTCCGGGATGTGACGGGTCAGGTCATGTGACCGGCCGCTTCACAGCGCATCACTGTTTGTCTGGCTGCCCATTGGCTGAGAGGAACCAGGGCCGGCTTAAAGCGGATCTCTCTGATACAGAAGGATCCAGACGTAACCTGCTGGTCTTCGGCCAGAGAGCAAAGAAATCTCGCTACCATGGCAG GATTGGTCGCCCCCCTAAATATCGCAAAAGTCAGCAAAGAAATTGTCAGA acatGGCGTCGGAGGGAATGTACTCGTCTCTGTTCATGACAGCGTTTACAGCGAGCTCGGACCGGACTCTGTCTCTCTGCTGGGAGCAGCACTGTAAGTTACTGCCCGGCGTCGCAGGACTTCATGCAGGTCAAGTGTCCACATGGACTATAGAGGAG GTCTTTGGATTTGTCAATAATCTTATTGGTTGTGAGGAGCAGGCCCGGATTTTCAAAGATGAA ATGATTGATGGAGAGGCTTTCCTCCTTCTGACTCAAAATGATATTGTGAAGATCATGAATATCAAGCTAGGACCAGCGCTGAAGATTCACAACGCCATTTTAATGTTCAAGAGCACAGATGAAGGCCTGAAGTGA